One window of the Tetragenococcus koreensis genome contains the following:
- the fmt gene encoding methionyl-tRNA formyltransferase: protein MTKIVFMGTPEFSVPILEGLVTAGYEVAAVVTQPDRPVGRKKNIIASPVKNKALELGISVLQPEKISGSKEMEEIATLQPDVIITAAFGQFLPEKLLQIPAHGALNVHASLLPKYRGGAPVHYAIINGEEETGVSIMDMVKKMDAGGIYAQKAIPIKSDDDVGAMFTKLSFVGRDLLLKTLPQILAGSLRSVAQDEEQVSFAPNIKREQEAINWEQTAQEIDQKVRGMRPWPIAYTTYQGSRWKIWDVSPLEETSREQPGTIIRRTKSQLWIACAQQTVLAIEELQPAGKAKQKISEFLNGTGQKVMVGEQVGQNEI from the coding sequence ATGACGAAAATTGTATTTATGGGAACCCCAGAATTTTCTGTACCTATTTTAGAAGGATTAGTAACTGCTGGTTATGAAGTAGCTGCGGTCGTTACTCAACCTGACCGTCCTGTGGGTCGTAAGAAGAACATCATTGCTTCTCCTGTTAAAAATAAGGCTTTAGAACTGGGTATTTCAGTTTTACAACCTGAAAAAATCAGTGGTTCAAAAGAAATGGAAGAAATTGCAACTTTGCAGCCTGATGTAATTATTACAGCAGCGTTTGGTCAATTTTTACCCGAAAAATTATTGCAAATTCCAGCCCATGGTGCGCTTAATGTTCATGCTTCATTGTTGCCCAAATATCGCGGCGGTGCACCGGTCCATTATGCGATTATAAATGGTGAAGAGGAAACTGGCGTTTCAATTATGGATATGGTTAAAAAAATGGACGCAGGCGGCATTTATGCGCAAAAAGCAATACCAATTAAGAGTGATGATGATGTAGGAGCGATGTTTACTAAATTAAGTTTTGTAGGACGTGACCTGCTGCTTAAAACATTACCACAAATTCTTGCTGGGTCATTACGTTCAGTTGCCCAAGATGAAGAACAGGTTAGTTTTGCACCTAATATCAAACGAGAACAAGAAGCAATTAATTGGGAACAAACGGCTCAGGAGATTGATCAAAAAGTAAGAGGAATGCGTCCATGGCCCATTGCCTATACGACCTATCAAGGCAGTCGTTGGAAAATTTGGGATGTTTCTCCTTTAGAAGAAACATCAAGGGAGCAACCAGGAACGATTATTCGTCGTACTAAGAGCCAATTATGGATTGCATGCGCTCAGCAAACTGTCCTAGCCATTGAGGAACTGCAACCGGCCGGGAAAGCTAAGCAAAAAATATCGGAATTTTTAAATGGCACAGGACAAAAAGTAATGGTGGGCGAACAGGTGGGTCAAAATGAAATATGA
- the pknB gene encoding Stk1 family PASTA domain-containing Ser/Thr kinase codes for MLDIGKKLSGRYLIKGNVGMGGMANVFLADDLILDREVAIKVLRYDFQNDQDAIRRFQREALAATELVHPNIVSVYDVGEEDGMQYLVMEYVKGMDLKRYIQIHYPMDYSVIINIMQQILSAVALAHEHRIIHRDLKPQNILLNEEGVVKITDFGIAIALSETSITQTNSMLGSVHYLSPEQARGGMATSQSDIYAIGIILYEMLTGSVPFDGESAVTIALKHFQDEIPALRSRDENIPQPLENAVLKATAKEPTDRYKSAEEMSKDLETVLSPERRNEAPWHPQAMTNETKALTPITDTVSSKKEEDAAEAKEEKKPKKPKKKWLLFLAILVVLLAMIGLGTYLSSAGSRGEVAIPEVAGLTESAAREKLRESGLQAADQTREYPSDDQDEGRIVKTNPEEGAEVRRTHEVILYISSGSPEVEMDDYTEQTYDDALDKLKELEFKESNISSEEEFDDSVPAGQIISQSPDAGEEVVPEETEVSFVVSQGPAPVSMVNFVGSTEDAAKNSLRGMGLGDNSVEVQQSYSDQTSGTIIGQTPSEGEEVIPGETTIVFSVSAGTEQVDVPDVEGDSEAEAEKSLKDAGFEVEKEEEFDDSVEEGDVISTDPSAGSTEDKGSTVSMVVSKGEEEEEEPETKSFTVDVEASFKGDGDDEDNEDEDDSASQTITVWLTDMDHDDEQYEQIVLDSEDDSETIEVPITVEEGEEATITVQRDDEDKVSQDIDKADTVQVP; via the coding sequence ATGCTTGATATTGGCAAAAAATTGAGTGGCCGATATTTAATCAAAGGCAATGTTGGCATGGGCGGAATGGCCAATGTCTTTTTAGCTGACGATTTGATTTTAGATCGGGAAGTAGCAATTAAAGTTTTACGTTATGACTTCCAAAACGATCAAGACGCGATTCGCCGCTTTCAAAGAGAAGCACTAGCAGCTACAGAATTAGTTCATCCTAATATTGTTTCTGTTTATGATGTAGGTGAAGAAGATGGAATGCAATATTTAGTCATGGAATATGTGAAAGGAATGGACTTAAAACGCTATATCCAGATCCATTATCCCATGGATTATTCAGTCATTATCAATATTATGCAACAGATTCTTTCTGCCGTTGCTTTGGCACATGAGCACCGAATTATTCATCGGGATTTAAAGCCACAAAATATCTTACTCAATGAAGAAGGCGTGGTAAAAATCACCGATTTTGGGATCGCAATTGCTTTGTCGGAAACTTCAATTACACAAACAAATAGTATGTTAGGCTCGGTTCACTATCTTTCTCCAGAGCAAGCTAGAGGAGGCATGGCAACGAGCCAGTCTGACATTTATGCCATTGGAATTATTCTATATGAAATGTTGACTGGCAGTGTGCCCTTTGATGGCGAATCTGCGGTAACAATTGCTTTAAAACACTTTCAAGATGAGATTCCGGCGCTGCGTTCTCGTGATGAAAACATACCACAGCCGTTAGAAAATGCTGTATTAAAAGCAACGGCTAAGGAGCCCACAGATCGTTATAAAAGTGCAGAAGAAATGAGTAAAGACTTAGAGACTGTTTTGTCACCTGAGCGAAGAAATGAGGCGCCTTGGCATCCACAAGCAATGACAAACGAAACAAAAGCGCTGACGCCTATCACAGATACTGTGTCTTCTAAAAAAGAAGAGGACGCGGCTGAAGCAAAAGAAGAAAAAAAGCCCAAAAAACCAAAGAAAAAATGGTTACTTTTTTTAGCAATTTTAGTCGTATTACTAGCTATGATCGGCTTAGGCACGTATCTTTCCTCTGCTGGTTCGAGAGGGGAAGTAGCTATTCCGGAAGTCGCTGGGTTAACAGAATCTGCGGCTAGAGAAAAGTTACGTGAAAGTGGGTTACAGGCAGCCGATCAGACAAGGGAATATCCTAGTGATGACCAAGACGAAGGACGTATTGTCAAGACGAATCCAGAAGAAGGCGCTGAGGTCAGACGAACTCACGAAGTTATTTTGTATATCAGCTCTGGTAGTCCAGAAGTAGAAATGGATGATTATACAGAACAAACGTATGATGATGCCTTAGACAAATTAAAAGAATTAGAATTCAAAGAGAGTAATATTTCCTCAGAAGAAGAATTTGATGATTCGGTACCAGCCGGGCAAATCATTAGCCAAAGCCCAGATGCAGGTGAAGAAGTAGTACCTGAAGAAACTGAAGTATCGTTTGTGGTAAGTCAAGGGCCTGCGCCGGTATCTATGGTTAACTTTGTGGGTAGTACAGAAGATGCTGCTAAGAATAGTTTGCGAGGGATGGGATTAGGAGATAATTCTGTCGAGGTCCAGCAAAGCTATAGTGATCAAACGAGTGGGACGATTATCGGTCAAACACCTAGCGAAGGCGAAGAAGTTATTCCAGGTGAAACCACCATCGTCTTTTCTGTGAGCGCGGGGACTGAACAAGTAGATGTGCCTGATGTAGAAGGGGATTCTGAGGCAGAAGCAGAAAAAAGCTTGAAAGACGCCGGCTTTGAAGTGGAAAAAGAAGAAGAATTTGACGATTCAGTTGAAGAAGGAGATGTCATTAGCACTGATCCATCTGCTGGTTCAACCGAAGATAAAGGAAGTACGGTAAGCATGGTTGTTTCAAAAGGTGAAGAAGAAGAGGAAGAGCCAGAAACCAAGAGTTTTACGGTAGATGTAGAAGCTTCTTTTAAAGGTGATGGAGACGACGAGGACAATGAAGACGAAGATGATTCGGCAAGTCAGACAATCACCGTTTGGCTTACAGATATGGATCATGATGACGAACAGTATGAACAGATCGTTTTAGATTCAGAAGATGATAGTGAAACAATCGAAGTTCCTATTACAGTAGAAGAAGGAGAAGAAGCAACAATTACCGTTCAACGTGATGACGAAGATAAGGTCAGTCAAGATATAGATAAAGCTGATACTGTACAAGTCCCTTAA
- a CDS encoding Stp1/IreP family PP2C-type Ser/Thr phosphatase, with amino-acid sequence MKISFQSNVGKIRSANQDYVGVFKNKKDYTLAMLADGMGGHQAGDVASKTAVNEIGDQWKKTKISDSEKAAKWLIKTIQEENTAIYQKGQATPEFAGMGTTIEAAAVFEKDFTIAHVGDSRIYTLMGQRLMQLTEDHSLVNELVKTGEISKEMAANHPQKNIVTRSVGMPGSIEVDISTHLIDSKKCILLCSDGLTNMVSEDEIAQFILSSSTTDEAVEKMIDTANDHGGVDNITVLMIDFGGAADA; translated from the coding sequence ATGAAAATCAGTTTTCAAAGCAATGTAGGAAAAATACGAAGTGCCAATCAAGATTACGTTGGTGTATTCAAAAATAAAAAAGATTATACGCTTGCAATGTTGGCTGACGGAATGGGCGGTCACCAAGCTGGAGATGTTGCTAGTAAAACAGCGGTCAATGAAATTGGCGACCAGTGGAAAAAAACCAAAATTTCTGATAGTGAAAAAGCTGCTAAATGGTTAATCAAAACAATTCAAGAAGAAAATACGGCAATTTACCAAAAGGGCCAAGCCACTCCTGAATTTGCTGGAATGGGAACGACTATTGAAGCGGCAGCAGTTTTTGAAAAAGATTTTACAATTGCACATGTAGGCGATAGCCGTATTTATACATTAATGGGTCAACGGTTAATGCAACTAACAGAAGATCACTCATTGGTGAATGAATTAGTAAAAACGGGCGAAATTTCAAAAGAAATGGCTGCGAACCATCCGCAAAAAAATATCGTTACACGGAGTGTCGGTATGCCTGGATCAATTGAAGTAGATATTTCTACTCATTTGATTGATAGTAAAAAATGTATACTTTTGTGCTCAGATGGTTTGACCAACATGGTTTCTGAAGATGAGATTGCCCAATTTATTTTGTCTAGTTCGACTACTGATGAAGCGGTCGAAAAAATGATTGATACAGCAAACGATCATGGCGGTGTCGATAATATTACTGTACTTATGATCGATTTTGGAGGTGCTGCTGATGCTTGA
- the rsmB gene encoding 16S rRNA (cytosine(967)-C(5))-methyltransferase RsmB, which produces MKYDAKKTVRYAALQALERIQKGGAYSNLLLKEEIEKGQLSDQDSRLLTELVYGTVSRQLLLEFYLQPFIAKAKKVDAWVKLLLELSLYQLYYLDRVPDHAVLNEAVEIAKVRGNAGIGKFVNGILRNVKRQGLPDPSQISDPINRLATQISMPKWLTERLTEEIGFEQTKQLGLSLFSPSHVSLRVDTRKISREEALDSLAAEGIDATESTVSEYGIIAEKGFVGKSRLFKEGLLTVQDETSMLVAPALQIEKQQQVLDACSAPGGKTTHIASFLDAQENGRVTALDIHEHKIQLIKENAARMQVEDVVNTRQLDARKVSNTFAATSFDRILVDAPCSGLGLMRRKPDIKYVKKPDDLPKLAQIQLEILESVAPTLKPSGILVYSTCTILTEENQQVIDQFLQKHAEFERMEVPLNKQLKPSLHDKMVTIYPHQYYTDGFFISCLRKKR; this is translated from the coding sequence ATGAAATATGATGCTAAGAAAACGGTTCGTTATGCTGCACTGCAAGCGTTAGAAAGAATCCAAAAGGGTGGCGCCTATTCTAATCTTCTTTTAAAAGAAGAAATTGAAAAAGGGCAACTTAGCGATCAAGATAGTCGATTATTGACCGAGCTGGTATATGGAACGGTTAGTCGGCAGTTATTACTTGAATTTTATTTACAGCCCTTTATTGCTAAAGCCAAAAAAGTAGACGCTTGGGTAAAGTTACTGTTAGAACTATCATTATACCAACTTTATTATCTTGACCGCGTCCCGGACCATGCGGTTTTAAATGAAGCAGTCGAAATTGCCAAAGTTCGAGGGAATGCAGGGATTGGTAAATTCGTTAATGGTATTTTGCGTAACGTTAAACGTCAAGGGCTGCCAGATCCTTCTCAAATAAGTGATCCAATAAATCGGCTAGCTACTCAAATTAGTATGCCAAAATGGCTAACCGAAAGACTGACAGAAGAAATTGGATTCGAACAAACAAAACAATTAGGCCTTTCTTTATTTTCACCCAGTCATGTGAGTCTGCGAGTGGATACACGTAAAATCTCACGAGAAGAGGCATTAGACAGTTTAGCAGCAGAAGGAATCGATGCTACGGAAAGTACAGTTTCTGAATATGGTATTATAGCAGAAAAGGGGTTTGTTGGTAAAAGTCGGTTATTTAAAGAAGGGCTATTGACGGTTCAAGATGAAACCTCTATGCTGGTGGCACCCGCATTACAAATTGAAAAGCAGCAGCAAGTGTTAGATGCCTGCTCTGCTCCAGGTGGGAAGACTACTCATATTGCTTCTTTTTTAGATGCGCAAGAAAATGGTCGTGTGACCGCGCTCGATATTCATGAACATAAAATCCAATTGATTAAAGAAAATGCTGCTCGGATGCAAGTTGAAGATGTGGTAAATACTAGGCAATTGGATGCCAGAAAAGTAAGCAATACTTTTGCTGCAACATCTTTTGATCGGATTTTAGTTGATGCACCTTGTTCAGGTTTAGGTTTGATGCGTCGTAAACCTGATATAAAATATGTGAAAAAACCCGATGATTTACCTAAATTAGCCCAAATTCAATTAGAGATTCTGGAAAGTGTTGCACCAACATTAAAACCTTCTGGAATTCTAGTTTATAGCACATGTACGATTTTAACTGAAGAAAATCAACAAGTGATCGACCAATTTTTGCAAAAACATGCTGAATTTGAACGAATGGAAGTTCCACTAAACAAACAATTGAAACCTAGCTTACACGATAAGATGGTAACAATATACCCGCATCAGTATTATACTGACGGCTTTTTTATCAGTTGTTTACGGAAAAAACGATGA